The Periplaneta americana isolate PAMFEO1 chromosome 1, P.americana_PAMFEO1_priV1, whole genome shotgun sequence DNA segment CATAACATAGGAATTTATCGCATTATTTCAGAATTACCCTAAGTGATATGGAACCATTTACCATATTTCTTCTCACACAGTGATAGTCCTAAGAGTCAATCTAATTCAGTGCCTATGTAGAAAAACTAACTATATGGACGTAACTGTGCAGCTTCAATTCCAGATGAAGGCAAGGAACATTATTCTTGTTACAACTCTCAAAATGGTTTTGATGCCTCTCTGCCTGTTAGAAAATGAGCACTAGGGCATCTAGCAATATTTAATCGGTTATGATTCAAGCACAAGACATAGTGGAAATATAGAAAAGTATGAGGTTGAAACTATAACTTATAATCAGAAGTAGGCTAATATAATATTCTTTAAACGTATTTTTGTTGTTCTTAAAACTGTGAATATAATACGTAGGCCTAAATGCCAAACTTCAAAACCAGCAagtaaaagttaaataaaaaatatttgattacaTATTACCGACATTAAAAAGTTTATTGTTATTCATATAGGTATTTTACAataaatcttttttttctttctatctctGAAGGTGGTTATGGCAGTTTCAGCGTGAGCAGCGATGTACAAGATCAACAGCCTGATAGTATATCCAGAGTTTCTCTACACGTGGTCGGCTCCAGCGGAGTTCATGAAGACGATTTAGAAACTAGCATCCTCCATACTACCAGTGGTGGTGGTATTATAGTACGCAAGCAGCATCGGCCTATCTTGCCAGCTACTTTCGCACCACCCCACACTATTCCTCTGTCTTACATCGCAACTGAATCACCCTCCACCCACAGACCTATAGCAAATCCCTTCACAGTCCCAGAATTACCAATCCTTCATCAGTTCCGCGATGTGGATGCCATTCTTAAAATACCCCCAAGTTCTGCAATAAGACACCACCCAGATGGCTCTAACTGGAGGGGGAATAGTTCTAGTGAAGGATTCACAAAAGAAACTGCTATAAAGTCTCATTCTAGGAATCCTAATGTAGGTGTAGTCTCCGATTCGTCTGTTGAAACGTCTGGTGATCAGCAATGGATTGAGCTGTTGAATGTTACAACAAACGTTGTGAAACCTCAAAGTACGAAAGTACACAGCAGTGCCAGTTCACACAGAGAAACGATTTCGACTATGTATAACCAAAGACCCACCTGGGGAGATGGGGGAAACAGAGAGAGACCTGCGAACCATGATGAAGTCATCTCTTCAGTTGTACCAATGAAATCCTCCTTCTCTAAAGTTCAAACAAATGAATCCAGAAGAGTTCAGATTGTGATACCAAAGCCTCAAGCGAACACCGAAGGAAGTGCAGCAAATGTAACACCGCTTTCTATAGTAACCTTGATACCAGTGAGATCTAATTCTGGAATTGGTAGACCTTTACGTCCCAGGCCCAAGTTACCATCTCAAACGCAATTCCAAGCTATAAACAAAACTGCCTCTATTGACAtagttttaaattctgaatacactCTGAGAAACAAATCAGGAGATAAACATTCTACCTTAGTACCAATTAATGTAAGATCAAATGGATCTTCAGAAGCACATGGTATGGTTCAAAAAATAGTCTCAGATAGATTTACTACCTCACTACCAGTGAGTCAACATAAAATCCCTTCAAAACCAATTGGAACTACATTAGGTCaagttgtgaaaataaatgaaacgtcaaataataaaaagaacaatATAACAAGATTCAGCCAGCCAAAACCTACTCCTTATTCCACATTGCGACCTGAAGGGCCTCCAGTAAGAATTAAAACAGGAAGTTATTCATTTGTAAGTTCAAGTCAGTCTTCAACATACTCGAGAGAACCAATTACAGTCACGTCTAATCAACCAGTAAATTCTCCAATTTCAGAAAGAAACACAACGGGATACATAAAATGGGATACTAAAAACGAGTCCACAACACAACCTACTGAAGACAAATACTCTACAGAGTCAAAAATATTGTCATCAACAAAACAGACTTCAGATTCATTGTTATCGCCACAAATAACAACACAAATGTCAGTGGCAACTGTTATATCAAATGTGACTAAGAAAGAAATGCACTCACCAGCTGAGGTGACTACAACAGTAATGTCGTTAACAACACCTGAACCTACGCAGTTACATTCTACAACGAGttcatcatcaacactgtcatcaATGATGACAACAAGTCCTCCAACAACGACCATACCAACAACTGCAGTTTTACCATTAACAAAGACAACACAGTTACCAACATTAACTTCAAGATCTACAGCTACATCCACGTTAGCATCTTTAATATCAAAAAGCACATTACAATCGACGTCATCAACGACATTGCCACCTCCCAAAAAGACCACAACAATCAAATTGTCAGCAacattgtcatcatcattgttAACATTCAAAACAACAACGACATTGCCACCTCCAAGAAAGACCACAACAAACAAATCGTCAGCAacattgtcatcatcattgttaacactcaaaacaacaacattaccaacaacgagaataaaaacaacacttCCGTCATCTACACTTGCACCAAAAGTAAACGAATTTTCCACTGCAGAACCCTTTGCTCACTTGAATATGAGCGCTAACTAcagtaataatataaacaaaacagcttcagagcaaataaaaaatattactgaaatagTAGAAAATATGGTGAGAATTTCAACTTCAACATTGAAACAAAGACCTCTCAATAGCAACAAAGATGTACAAATTAGTACAACCACAGATAGAGCTGAAATTAAACATGTCACAGAAGAAGGATATAGAATAAACAATTCAGTAACAAATACTCCAAGTCAAAAATTACTGACTACCACTTCTACAACATCGACATCGCCAGAATTGCTCAAATCAACAAACAACTCATATTCAACCTCAAGCTTCGTACTCCAACATGCAACGACAAACAATGTTTCTGCAGCCTTCACACGCCTGACAACTCCTAGTCCAATGTTAAGTGAATTcatccctgttgttgttattcaAGATGTACCAAATGATAACTGGCATAGAAATGTGTCGAGTATGTATGTAGTGAAAACAGATTCTACTCTCAAGTCTTCATTAAAACAGAAAACTGGCCAAGGATCAACAACAGCAAAAAGTAATGTCACTGACAGAACTTCCACATCATTACCTGCAGGTCATAGAAATATATCAGTAAGTGTAATTGCTGTAACCACTGCAATGTCtgaaattcaaaaaataaaaaccaCAGGAAAAAATGCAACACTTAATGTCCAAGAGAATGTAGAAAGAAACATTTCAGAAAATGAAGGCAGTCAAAATAAGCTTAGAATAATTCCAAACATACAAGTCAACAGTAATAGTTCAAAGAAAAACCTTAAAAGTGATGAGATGAAAATTAAAAGTACAACTTCAGATCCAAGTGTTGTGACACCACAAACAGTAATCCTTAAAACTGACATTGTTACAAGAACAAGTGTTGTATCTTCTGAAGCAAATGGAGGACAAGTTACTAAGAATCCCCTGAATAACTATTTAGTAACTAATAGCAATAATATCACTGTCACTCCcggaaataataaacaaaattatagtAAGAATGAAACGGGTAATTTTGCCTCTCATAATAGCAGTATTTCCGATATGCTAAACTATACAGTAACAGACTCTGCCCAGAAAGTGACAGAACACAAAGAAACAAGAAGACAACcaaaaatgaaacaaacaaatgaatatgaACCTAAATATGGACACTTTAGATTTGAAGACCGTGTAGCGAATAATGTTGGCAGTCAGATTTTTGAAGGCactattaattttgatatatcaACACAGTCCTTTACTTCAGAATTTACCACGATTCCTAACAATTTCCATGAAGAAGAAAGTAtcataaacaatttcaaagaatCTGACAATACCAGTGTTACTGTAGATATTCCTGAAACTTTTGCTACTGAAATGGGTATCACCCAAAGCTCAACAACAGAAGTTGCAGCACTAGAcacggaaaattttgaaaaaattctgTTACCAGTATCTGAAGAAAATGTTACTCCATCAAAAATTACATCAGAGAATGGAGTTTCTGTGGCAAAAGAGAGTGATTCAACAGAAATTAATACTCCACTGTCTGGAAAGATGGAGTTCCAGTCTGTGAGTCATAAAGATAATTTATATGATAATTTACAGCAAAATGATGGTAAAATATTTGAATTAGAAAGTGAATTTACATTATCAACATCAAATAAAATTCCTGTGACAGAAAATGTTGTTTTCAGAACAGAAGGTAGTTCTTCACAGAAGGAAAATATTCCGACAACAGTCAAGATATTCTCAAATATGGAAGAAATGTCAAAAACAAAAGAGGAAGTTTCTTCACTGACAACAGTAACAAACGTTAATACTGAAACTGTAACAGTATTCTCAAATTTCACAGTCAGCAAAGTCTCCGGTATAAACAACAATTATCCAAACTTACAGGTCACAGAACAGGAAGTGCCCATGGAGAATAAAAAAATCACAGGGCAACTGCCTCtacactctgaaaatactgaaatGTCTGATGATCAAGTTTTCCATTTGCTCAATGTGAGCAATGCATCCAGTAACCAATCTAGAAACTATACTATCATGTCTGAAGAGGCAGTAAATGCACTTAGTATGTATGCTAACGTGCACACAAACACACCAGAAGACAAATCAGCAGATAATGTTACAGAAGACAGCCAAAATAATGTCGACAGTGCTGGGGCAATGACTACCAATACAACTGAAAGTTATCCTGGCGATAAAATAACGAAGATCATAGACACAGAAGAAGTAAAAGCATCAACGAAAATTATTTCCTTGCACAGTAGCAACAACCACGCAGGAATTCCAATTCTTACTAAGATATATAACAAAATACCTCAACCTTTTGTTGAAAAAGAAACATCATGGAAGACAACAAATGAAGAAGGTTCCATAGATCTTTCTAATTCAACAGGTATGTACAATGAATTAAGAAACAGTTaacatttatgaaataaaatggtAACTTCGCCAGTTTTAAATAAGGTTTCattgtataattttatgatatctttactgtgttaacttctgcaatttacctggctgactagtttcgaagtgctatccttcattgtccgaagAATGAATAATAAGATTTCACTGTTTACCATGAAGagaacatatttcaaataatatcttTACCATCATATTCTCATACAATGGCACctcagaaaaattaataaaagatatCGAAAAAAATATCAGAACTATTTTCAAATCAAGTAGCATACACTATTCGCCATGTTCTCTCCAACAATAAAACTAAACTCAAGTTATTAGAAAGCAGCTTTCATTTACAGCTTTTGTGAATATGATCAGTGGTAGACAGGTAAGACTAGCAGCCCTCTGTCAGTGAAATTACTGTCTGAGAGCCAGCTCTGAAACCGCGTGGTATGAGGAAGTGGGCAGCAGGGGGACGTGACTCAGCATGGACAGTTAGGTAGTGTGTGTGTGGATGTTCTCTCCACAGCATAAACATTAGCTCTTGAGTGGTGAACTACTGCTATGTCgatgaggaaaaaaaataaagttgagGGTTGTGGGATTATAAGTAATATACCGGTAATTGAAAAGTGTGATGAAGAAGCTAAATACAAAACCCCCGGTTAACGGTCCCATGCCACGTTGTATATTGTTAACCTACTATTGTACAGTCTTACGTCATCACCCTCTTAACAGTTCCTCCACTCCTTCCTGCCACAGTTTGAGTTGGGTCTCAGGCAGTAAAATAACATAAGTGAATTATGAAACACAGAGTGTTTGCTACTAAACCGAGAACTGGAACATTTGAAAAACATGATTGAGGTACagtttaaaaacattttcaataacaACCCAGGACTATGTGGAAAGATAATATGCAAATCAGTAATcaaacgtgtttgaaatgatgttGGATACTTTGAACAGTTCGTCTAGCCATGTGGATGTAAGTAAGTTGCattattatatgagccgttcaaagcagaagtggtgtaagtcaaaattgggtaatgaagtttaaagtaaaaattctgtaaaatacagcgcaaagtagcaattaatatgtccttcgtgctatccactgactactaatagtttaaataaattgaatattaattgctactttgcggtgtattttacagaatgtttactttaaccctcattacccatttttgatttacaccacttctgctctcaacggctcatatgtaggctatgtaagTCAGATTATCTCAGTAATTTTTCAGGGTAGCAACTTACGCCACATCCGGTATATTAAAAActggatgaaataattttttgataGTACATTGATTTGATGGCCCCTTGCCCCAAGATTGCATATGTACTAATCCTCTTTACTGTCAGAGTCTTAATATTTTGAGCAGTCTGTGgcattgtaaatttaattctcTTCGTGGCTGTCAGGCAATGAGAAAACGACCAGTGATATTTTTGAATGAGTGGGATTTATTTCGATTCATTCTAAATATTCGCtgaatgaaattttgtacaaacTTATGTACTTATATAGTACATAGTTCTACTACAAAGTCATCGACAcagtacatgaaaaaaaaattgtgtacgtAAGGATTTTAGGTGACTAAAAATGTGCCTTAAATTATTACACAACCATATTACGTTAAAAGCCTGCTGTCATTCAATTTCTATGAAAGTagtagtaaaataattatttaatgtaatcttcatcttacgatgtttggtaacgtatacacgtccgttgatgtgacatattaatgaatttaaatactattatagtcacaatcattacatttgtaaagtttctttcaagccataagcagtgctgactagatcagacgctatggacagtactctataacagagtcgccagtatgaaagaataattccaagcctttggcgtgagacgaactcgatagctcagtggtagagcgcctgaccggagaacaggaagtcgcaggttcgattcccgctcgaggttgtgaaatttttctttcataccatggcatgattgtgactataataatatttaaattcattaaatatttaatgtGTCCCCAAGAGTCTCTGCATTCGATTGCCAGCGTGAAAGAGGAGACTTGTCTCTCTACTTTAGAGACTGGATGTCTCTTGCCTTATTTTTATCCGTGTTATGTGGCCAGCTTAGCACGCAGTCACGAAATTCTTCACTTGTTACTAACTTTAATGCAAAACCCCACTTTAGTGAACATGGAAACAGGATGAGGTACAATCCTAGAaaaataaagatgatgatgatgatgatgatgatgatgatggttagtGGGGGATGTTTCAGCCTGCCCCAGCAACTTAAGTCTCCGTTGTGGTGATGGAGAATGCATCTCAGCTCTGTCGCGTTGTAACCAGCTTGTGGACTGCAATGATGGTGCAGATGAGCGAGACTGTTCATGTGCAGACTACTTACGGGCGCAATTTCTCACTCGTAAACTGTGTGATGGCATTGTTGACTGCTGGGATTTCAGTGATGAAAACAGCTGTGGTAAGTAATTCTCACTACTTCAACTCAAAATATAATCTACACTTATTACACTGCACCATTGTATTTATCCATATTCCATAGTGAtcataaatattgtatattgttGTCTAGACTAGATTGCGTGATACTGTGAGAATGATCACTAGCTGGATAtcgtaaaataaacatataacagCACCACTCACAGCCCTTATTAAAGCCACAACAAAATGTACTGACAtgtcaaaaaagaaagaaaggaagaaagaaagaagatacgGAGAAAAAAAATCTGGAAGAACATCAAGGAAAAAATACAGAGTCGGATAATTATGTGGCAGCTAGTGATCTTGAAAACATTATCACTGAGCTTAACAAAATTCCGAGAAAGAcagatatatattttgaaatcaagctttcaggtataactccctgtaaaattgatttgaataatttcgagggaaaaattgttccggagccgagtatcgaacccgggacctttggttaaacgtaccaacacactaccaactgagctacccgggaactctaccagacaccgatccaatttttccctctatatccacagacctcaaagtgggctgacaaccgtcaagcaaccaacattgagtgcacactaactctgtgtgatttaaattgtggttttctgttaacgaacagtgacgtgtattatgcaaatcaagctttcaggtataactccatgtaaagtttatttgaataatttcgagggaaaaattgttcacatATATATTTGTCTTAGCTTTGGCTTGACTTTTACGAGGGCTGGACCTGGGATGGATCTGTACATTTAGGcatgctttggcccattgtgggCTGTATATATGCAATGGTTGTCTTAAATCCGACATGAATAGATACTGACGTCATCCTACCTCAgcctctgatagagccaggtcccatccgcaCACTAGTAGTCCGATAAGCCCCAGGGGTCTGGAGCCCTAAGCACTTCCAGCatcagaaacccgtactacccccaagacttcacaCCAGccaatttttactattgcagatgaaatGAGTGAGAGGTAGGGAGTATTGCTTAGGAATGCAATATGTggtgattactttcacgtgttaatttgaaCTAAGTTTCTAAATACCTAGTTGATTACTTtcggcttaggagccatcttcagaactgctgtGGTCCTTGCATCTTCCAGTGACTTCACTCCACAATTCAAGCCACACAGAGTTTGTATGCACTCAAAGCTGGGTTTCTgacatcttgtcagcccactagcggtggatataaaaggaaaaattgagacggtgtcgggtgcagttcctgggtagctcagtcggtagatcaTTATTTTGCTCAGCCAAAAGTCtcaggatcgatacccagcccaggaacaattttttccttgaaattattcaagtttgcttcacagggagctttacctgaaagccagatttgcacattTGTACttattactaattataatagTGGAATATGGAGTTGGTATAAAATTTAGTAATTGTGTGAAATGATTCTATAAAACTCTAGCTCCATATTATTGCAAACACAAGCTCTCAACTGGAATAGAATCATATATGTATCATAAATGCTAGCCTTTCATAAATCTTTGTGTCTAATCACATTGTAATTCTGTACAAGTATCAGTACCAGTACTAACTTACTAAATATGCTTGGTAATTTTTATTTAGAATGGTGTTCCCCTGGACAATTCGTTTGTCCTAACTCACAAGTGTGCGTGGACCAACACCAGCTCTGTGATGGGACGCGAGACTGTCCCTATGGTGACGACGAGAAACAGTGTGTAACAGTGGCTCAGAATGAAGCAACTGCAGGAGATCTCCCATATAGTCCAGAAGGTAAAGTGAATATGTGTAAATAATAACTTCACCGATGTAAAATCATATAATCCATGAATTATCTATAAGAAAATTAATGGCTTTCAGAGAAGTTGAACCAAATCAAGATTAGATCTCCACTTGAATGCACCTACAGGTACCAATAACTCACATGTcaaatgaaaagtgacataaataTATGAAGAGGTGGATTCAAAGTTTCATAGGTGACGTGACTTTTCATATGAGATGTAGATTATTTTGACtatataccgtaaagtggggtgactttgaacgccgaggtgactttgaacagtaatttagcgccttcctatattaaatgctgtaccctattgcgaaagaactgaactagtttattgacaacttacagttTTATaacaattgggtacagcatttaatttagaaaggcgctaaattactgttcaaagtcacctcggcgttcaaagtcacccctctttacggtatatatatatatatatatatatatatatatatatatatatatatctttaatactttacacttgagctacattaggcattgcagcccgaaagagcagaagctcgtgctcgggcgcagttcagatcagttgtacaaaatatatcacaaaattaagagagttcattgagcacaataacattaataaatggtaaaatacatacagcatgcaataatagggtctatatacaaatataaaatacaaaagtacatgaatattagagtatcaatttttaacttaattagcttaaacaattaaataattaatctgatttgtttcttaaatctatgtgtgttaagtgtacttagctcaggataagctctaattaatgcattatatattttgggtccaaaattcatgctgtgttttaatccagcagttgtgtggcatttgggagtatttagaaagaaactgtagttttgtctcgtatgataTTCATGAGGATAAAAATTTAATGAATGGTTTTTAGCTATTTCATAAAAGGTAAACCCGCATTTGTAAAGACTAGCCTATCTATAAACAAGCGGTCAGTTGCTAATTTAGCACAGTCTTCAGATGATTTCCACTCCTACACTGGCAATAAGTTTTGAAGTCGAAATGGTAGTGGTTTTGTAGATATCGTGACTCAGTTATGTAGTGTCATTTATTGATTCAACTTTCACTTCTAAGATTCTGGTGGGATCCCATTACAGTGCCCTTTGACCCCCCAAAAATCGTACCGTACTACACCTCCTCAGACTGATGCCATTTTTACACCAATCGTGATACTGTGTCAGCCTTAACATTTTGGGTGAATATTAATTACCGGTATTGAAATAATAACAAGTTGCTTACGGTACCAGTACTTATCTTTTATGAAAGGATTTTAACACTCAAAAGTC contains these protein-coding regions:
- the LOC138704806 gene encoding uncharacterized protein isoform X2 — translated: MISARGRNMETIFSSRRNATRRSTMTTSGSVYQATPYGTPPLGRQGASLDPLRGYVSSQHSSTCSGSSSWVLWRDEPSSLYRDSRARRGRLCSALLAVAVFLVVLTVLAIAGLSVYMGALRIDTNKSDLVFDGSVRVTSGDEFVSALSDNSTNLFKELGLKYQNMIDRVYQRSQLRPAYKKCIIQKFENGSLVVFFRLYLDRRKIPRNFQNLEETARDILVNELIAPRTAAFKNIQIDATSILIKRTMDDVITSPIELSSKKKASENRTVQMHNGVLRKAQSMNATSQTSENSVRTTQGVPLFSLEATDSSDRSKDILHVSNNNKTHLRNESLLVSEDERSAVKKTDINISVNESIDIEGEAIPVIEGSVVVTKIKESIIENPSNKPYVFQVENNITHSKLDLSYSKNVTESLMSRVSGKDAGKETDKNTKSEPKYTSNSSLEVNFSENPVSAVKKISSNSDPELKDSDTKLSTESIKVVGYSEHSEEEPVRSKTPPSLVSNKKQIAEHEKSPMEEETVITKFSATDAIRENTRQENRVLEQGNRYSLTDFDGTNLQISNQTLVKKIGEKDLPTSEYLLTRSPQSFTENPLNFKSNTYNERYYTQAAPSTNSNLWNMDSNTNPKPSNSDIGGARPYYRHELTSQQFQESFSQTLKPPYLQTEEPWRPILPYYTKHSPKPVHTPDEGDIGTGVAEVVVIPPSAVENLGGQKFEVPDDRYSARLGQAALSPVTHVEEQKHQESLAGGYGSFSVSSDVQDQQPDSISRVSLHVVGSSGVHEDDLETSILHTTSGGGIIVRKQHRPILPATFAPPHTIPLSYIATESPSTHRPIANPFTVPELPILHQFRDVDAILKIPPSSAIRHHPDGSNWRGNSSSEGFTKETAIKSHSRNPNVGVVSDSSVETSGDQQWIELLNVTTNVVKPQSTKVHSSASSHRETISTMYNQRPTWGDGGNRERPANHDEVISSVVPMKSSFSKVQTNESRRVQIVIPKPQANTEGSAANVTPLSIVTLIPVRSNSGIGRPLRPRPKLPSQTQFQAINKTASIDIVLNSEYTLRNKSGDKHSTLVPINVRSNGSSEAHGMVQKIVSDRFTTSLPVSQHKIPSKPIGTTLGQVVKINETSNNKKNNITRFSQPKPTPYSTLRPEGPPVRIKTGSYSFVSSSQSSTYSREPITVTSNQPVNSPISERNTTGYIKWDTKNESTTQPTEDKYSTESKILSSTKQTSDSLLSPQITTQMSVATVISNVTKKEMHSPAEVTTTVMSLTTPEPTQLHSTTSSSSTLSSMMTTSPPTTTIPTTAVLPLTKTTQLPTLTSRSTATSTLASLISKSTLQSTSSTTLPPPKKTTTIKLSATLSSSLLTFKTTTTLPPPRKTTTNKSSATLSSSLLTLKTTTLPTTRIKTTLPSSTLAPKVNEFSTAEPFAHLNMSANYSNNINKTASEQIKNITEIVENMVRISTSTLKQRPLNSNKDVQISTTTDRAEIKHVTEEGYRINNSVTNTPSQKLLTTTSTTSTSPELLKSTNNSYSTSSFVLQHATTNNVSAAFTRLTTPSPMLSEFIPVVVIQDVPNDNWHRNVSSMYVVKTDSTLKSSLKQKTGQGSTTAKSNVTDRTSTSLPAGHRNISVSVIAVTTAMSEIQKIKTTGKNATLNVQENVERNISENEGSQNKLRIIPNIQVNSNSSKKNLKSDEMKIKSTTSDPSVVTPQTVILKTDIVTRTSVVSSEANGGQVTKNPLNNYLVTNSNNITVTPGNNKQNYSKNETGNFASHNSSISDMLNYTVTDSAQKVTEHKETRRQPKMKQTNEYEPKYGHFRFEDRVANNVGSQIFEGTINFDISTQSFTSEFTTIPNNFHEEESIINNFKESDNTSVTVDIPETFATEMGITQSSTTEVAALDTENFEKILLPVSEENVTPSKITSENGVSVAKESDSTEINTPLSGKMEFQSVSHKDNLYDNLQQNDGKIFELESEFTLSTSNKIPVTENVVFRTEGSSSQKENIPTTVKIFSNMEEMSKTKEEVSSLTTVTNVNTETVTVFSNFTVSKVSGINNNYPNLQVTEQEVPMENKKITGQLPLHSENTEMSDDQVFHLLNVSNASSNQSRNYTIMSEEAVNALSMYANVHTNTPEDKSADNVTEDSQNNVDSAGAMTTNTTESYPGDKITKIIDTEEVKASTKIISLHSSNNHAGIPILTKIYNKIPQPFVEKETSWKTTNEEGSIDLSNSTACPSNLSLRCGDGECISALSRCNQLVDCNDGADERDCSCADYLRAQFLTRKLCDGIVDCWDFSDENSCEWCSPGQFVCPNSQVCVDQHQLCDGTRDCPYGDDEKQCVTVAQNEATAGDLPYSPEGYLMVRKQGRWGKLCLQNFDNVVARSESTWEVADLGRAVCKAMTYSDFERVNRTIDMPGSSRADDSHYFELAYSSDSNRNISQPRSSLSFQETQCNQKEVVHVSCRDLQCGVRPQAINQWASSRHSRIVGGGNAAPGSWPWQAALYKEGEFQCGATLIADCWLVSAGHCFYHALDDYWVARLGALRRGSSFPSPYEQLRPVSHIILHPGYVDAGFLNDISLLRLREPVQFSDFVRPVCLPPPPPAAPIRDGRLCTVVGWGQLFEVGRIFPDTLQEVQLPIISTAECRKRTLFLPLYRVTDNMFCAGFDRGGRDACLGDSGGPLMCQEKDGHWSLYGVTSNGYGCARANRPGVYTKVANYVPWLQAAMAQQVSSLRDSKTQCKGHRCPLGECLPPTRVCNGFMECSDGSDEKGCW